The Nitrospirota bacterium genome contains the following window.
CCTCATAGAGGAAATCAATGGGACAGACCCATCCACAGAATGCCCTCCCAAAGATGAGATAAATCCCGATGATTGGAAGCACAGCAATCAACGCCTCAAAAGTAAAGTCTTTCGATGCAATAAGACTTTCGAAATAGGCATATACATCAATGAGTCTTACAAACCAGACAGCAACAGAGCCGCTAAGTCCGCCAACAAGCACCTTCACCCTGAGGAATTGAAGGAGGAATAACATAATTACCGCAAGTAGGACAATCCTTCTAAGTTTAGACAGATTCAGTAATGAGTTTGGCGTTCGGCGTTCGGAGTTTAGTGTTTTTTTATCTTTTAACTCATAACTTTTAACTCTTAACTCATAACTGTCTTTAACGATATTCACGCTCAACTAACCTCCCTCTCGCCATAATCTGTGGGAGATTCTGACCATAAACAATATTGTATCTCTCTTCATTGGACATTGCTAAGAGACCTTTAAACTTATTTAGATAAGTCAGTTTTACTTTTTCATACTGCATCTTAGTAACCACTTTTATGGCTGAACCTCCGAGTGGACAATATTTAACACATAGTCCACATCCAACACAATTTTCATTTATATATGGTTGGTTACCCCATTCGCCATTGTAGAAATCAAATATCTTTGCACCCATTGGGCATGCCTTGCTGCATGATAGACAGACATCACCATTCCAGCCGAAACAGAGGGAAAAATCAATAAGGGCTATTCCCATTGTTACCTTCTCTTTTTCTATCTTTTTTAATGCACCTGTTGGACAGTGTTTTGGACACTCCATACACAAGGCACAGGGGAAATCCCTCATATCCTTTATGTAAGGTGTACCGAAATTCCCCAACCCCCCTTTAAATTCCCCCTTAGTAAGGGGGGATACAGGGGGGTTAAAACCTGCAACTGCGATCGCATCATACTTCATAACATGACAGACACTAACACATACACCGCAGCTTATACACTTTGACCTGAACTTTTTTTCTATCAATGCCCCTGGCGGCCTTATCAAACCACCAATATCTATATCAGGAAGTGGACCAATGAACTCTTCTTTTGCTGCATAAGCAGCGTTTTCTAAAAAGGGGGGTCTATCTCCGACTATCAGAGTGGCACCTGTAAGGATTGATACTTTAAGGAAGTCTCTTCTCGTAAGGCTATGTGCCATAATAAAAAATAAATAAGGGCGTATGCATACGCCCTTACCTTATGCTCCAGAAATGGGAATCTTCAAGGTTAAACGACAACCTTGCCAGGCTCTGCCTGTCTGCCTTTTGTCTTACCCTTGTAAATCTTCACTGCAAACATCTTATAATCTGCCTGGAAGCTGAACGGGTCAAAGGCATCCCTCATAATCATGTTTATGAGTTTGTATTCGTCGAACCACGGCACAAACACATAATCATGTCTTGGTCCGCCTGTTGCCTGTGCAACATTAAGCACCTTAGCTGGAAGCTCAATCCTACCCCTTGGAGATTCAACAATCACTGAATCACCATTCTTGATGCCCAGCTTCTTAGCAAGGATTTCATTAATCTCCACATAAGCACCGGGGACCGCCCTTGAAAGCTCCTTGACCCTTGTTGTCATACTGCCAGAGTGCCAGTGCTCAATCACCCTTCCTGTGCATGCACCATATTTAAAGTCGGTGGTGTCAATGATGAGTAGTTTGCTTCCATCTGCCTTTGTATACTCGTGTCTTAAATTATGGAATTCCGCAGGGCTCAGGGCTATGTTCTTCAGGGCGTTCATGTCCCTATCAGGGTCACCAATAACATTAACCGTGTATTTAGCTTTTATATCAAATGGCAGTGCACTGTTTTCGTTGACCTTGCCTGGGTTGAATACCCTCTCAATAACCTCAACAGTCTTATACTTCACAAAGTGTTTGCCGTCAAACTTGCATGCACACCATGGGTTTGCCCATGCAATGGCACGACCATCAATAACAGGTATTTTCTTCCCTTTCTCTGTCGGGTCATCCACCATTCCGTGAATAAAGACATTGGAACCATACCAGCTCGCATACCAGCCCTCAGGAAGGTTATGTTCCTTGTGGTATTCGGTATCTGCCTTCTCTTCATTAAGATTTTTCTCAAGCCATACACCATATACAGGATTGAATTTTTTGATACCTGTCAGGTAGGCCTTTGTCTTTGGGTCTATATGCGGGTCATAAGGATAAGCAAACTGTATACGGGATTCGTATTTGTCATATCTCCTTTTCACATCAGGGTCTGTGTGATAAGATTCAGGGAGCGGCTGCCTGTAGCCCCAGTTTCTCTGCAACATCATGTCGCGGTGCATACCTGCAAAGTCATAGTAAGTCCCTCTTGTCAGGTCTCTAATCTCTTCCCATATATTGGCTGAGAACTTCCTGTTCCAGTCCTTTGTCTTTCCAGCCTCAATGGTCTTTTTCATCCAATATGGGCCATCATATTCTTCTGGCCAGAACTGGGATACATGACCTTTTGGAACGATTCCTTTCTCCTCAAGCCTCCTCATTATCAAGGCAAAGATTGTATGGTCAGGGATTGTGTTTCCGTAAGGCTCAATAACCTGTTTGATTATTTGATACCTTCTTTCGAGGTTTCCGTACTTAAACTCCTTCTCATACCAGCTTGAGGCGCCAAGCACAACATCAGAGACCATTGTTGTTGCATTTGGGAATGCCTCAAGGGTGACAGTTAGAGGCCATGACTCTCCTTTCTTTGCACCCGCCATTGCAAGCCTGTAAGGCCAGGAATATGGTAAACTTTGTCCAGAGTTGACGGTTGAATTAAACATTACCTTTATCTGTCCTGCACCGAGTCTCCTGAACATCTCAACAGTATGTGGACCGGGCTTATCATGTATCTTTATCTTTGTCATCTCTTTCTCTATCTCTGCATCTGACATACCATGTTTCTTCAGATATACAGTTGCTCTCTTTTTCCATATCTCTTCAACCGCAGCTCTGTGAATCGGATTTACAACAAGCCTTCCATATGGCAGTGCATGGCAGAGCGCTCCAGGTGCCCTGATTCCTCCGCAGGCGTTAGGTTGTCCTGTAAGGCTAAATGAATGTCTGCCAGGTTTAACTGCCTTACCTGTAATAAGATTTAACATATGGAGTGATGCATTTGTCCATGTACCCTGCAGTTTCTGGTTAACTCCCATACACCACATTGATGTAGTATATCCCTCTGCATACCACTTTGCAGCAAGCCTCAGTGCCTCTGGACCGCTTATCTTCTTCCAGGTCTTTGTCTTTCTGTCATAGAGAAGTGGTGATTCACCCTCAAAGATTATCTCAGAGACTTTCTCGGGCTTGTAGTCTTCAAGAAACTTAAGGAAGATGACAAAACCTTTCATCAGGTCTTTTTCTATCTCCTCCTCTGATGCATATTTTTTCTTAGGGTCAGGATATACTTTCCTTGGTGTATTTGTATATGTAAGGTCCCATGCAGCGTCCCTTGTGCCGCCATATGTGGTCCTTACCCATGTCTTCTTGACATCTTCATGGATACCGAAGCTCACATGCCTCATTATGAACTTCTTGTCCAGATATTTCCATTTTGCATCAACTGTGCCCTTTTCAATGTCGCCCTTTGCACCATCAAGCTCATGAGCAATTACATATGCGAGGGAATTTATAAGGACAAGGTCTCTACCTGTTGCGAAGGGAAGCCATAAATCAGCGATGGTTCCTGAACGGGTCTTCCTCGGGTCTGCGAGAATTATCTTAATCTTATCGGGATTCTTTGATTTTACTGCAGCAATCCTGTTAAAGATTATTGGATGCGCTTCTGCTGTATTATTGCCGATGAGGAAAAATGTATCGGCATGTTTACCAAAATCAGGATCAGGCACATCTATATCATCAAGGCTTCCGTAGGGCTCATCCTTTCCAAAGGTATAAAGATAGCCAACAACAGCAGATGCCATACACATCCTTGGTTGTCCTTCAATAGCGTTATTGGCAAGCATACCTCCGCCTTTAAGTGTCTTGTTCATTATATGGGTCTCTTCCGTGCCGAGTTGGCCACTGCCATAGTATGCCACACTGTGCTTGCCATATTTCTTAACAGACATTTCCACTGCATCAGCAACAAACTCTATGGCGTCTTCCCACGGAATCTCTACAAAGTTATCCTTCATGTCAATTTCAGAAGGCTTTAAACCGTGAGGGTCTTTCGTGGTTTTACCTTCCAGAACCCTCGGGGAGCTGTTTAAATCAGGCTTGCCTGTTTTAGGGTTAATCCACTCTTTTCTGATAAGGGCACCTTTCGGCCTGTCTTTGTAAGCAATAGCCTTATGGAGATAGAACCCTTTTGTACAAAGCACACCCCTGTTTACTGGACTTTTAAGATCTCCCTTTATGGCTATCACCTTCGTGACCTTTCCTGCTGCATCCACCTCGCAATCAGCGAGCATTGTACAGCCAACAGCACAGTATCTGCACTGACCAACGGGGAATGTCTTGATATCTGCTGCAGCCTCAAGTAAGAGTGGATTTGATATTCCAGCCGCTGCAAGTCCTGCTGATATTGCACTTAATCTTAAAAATTCCCTTCTACTTATTTCCATCTATCATCACCTCCCTGATATTGTAGATTCAGCCCTTGCAAAGCCGTCACCATTAGGAGAATAGTCACCGTTAGCTGCAATAGCCGATACCCCCATAGTAATATCCTTTCTCTCCTCAGGAGCTTTCCATCCTATCTTCCATTTTCTTTGCTTTACACCTTCGGCTGTCTGGGTGAGAAAACTATTAGAAATCTGTGTATTCTTCTCATCCATCACTACCAGTTCTCCTCCTGATACCTCTACAGAAAATCCACCCTTATTATCGCCTTCGCTCTTAACACTGCTCGTGACGGTGATAACAATGGTATAAGTTTTTTCCGGGATATATTTTTTGGGGAGTCCTTCTATTTTTATGTCTGCTGATACGGGTGACTGGTGACATTCATAACACATCGCAGTTGGTGCTCCACCACTGCTGCTTCCGTAGCAATCTGTTGAGATAAAGACGATGAATACAGCACCGAGGATAAACAAAATTGCCCATCTCTTCATAATCAACTCCCTCATAAGAAGTGAGGAGTGAAGAGTTTCTTAAACCTTTCACTCCTCGCTCCCTATTAAAATTAAAATTTGTCCTGAATACCAAAAGGATCCTTTAATTCGACTTTCGCATCAAATTTGAGTTTCTTCTCGCCCCTGTTATTCAGATACTTCTCCAGTTCGAGGTTTACCTTCAGAGGCACAGCCACACCTGCCTTAGTAAGGGCTTGTCTGAGCAATCCCTCAGCCTTTGTTGCAAAAGCAATAGCATCACCGAGGATTCTTGTTGCCTCTGTAGGATTGTGGAAGCCAACCGAGTTTTCAGCCACGATGTAGTTCGTACGGTAGAAAGCCTCTTCGGAGTAGTCCTTGGCTTTGTCATAGATAGCCTTATCAATATTCTTCCCTTCTGCTTGAGCCTTATGTGTTATCTCCAAAAGCTTTGCCACTGTCGCCGTAGCATAACCTGCCCGCATCATAAGGGATACGGTTCTGTCCTGAATCGCTATCACCTGTTCCTTTAACCACTCAGCGGTCTCAGTATGACACTGCATACATGCCTTCATGTCGTTCTTGAGAGGACTCATCACACGATGGTCATGTATTTTATAGGAACCAACCTTTGTATATGGCATATGACAGTCTGCACAGGCTGCCCCTGCTTTCCAGTGAACACTATTGTCTGCATAAAGTTCATATTCCGGATGACGGATATATGCCATTTTAAAGCCTGTAACAGCTTGTTTCCATTCTCCGTAAGCGGGATCGCTGCGCATCTTCTTGATGATGTTCTCAGCCCTAATATTTCCCCACTTGCTTCCTTGCCATGGGAAGAAAAGACCCGTTGGTTTCATGTCCTTATCCCTTGGTATGATGTAGGTGACATGGCACTGGGCGCAGACAAGGCTCCTCATATCTTGGCGTGTTAATTTCCCGGGATCAACTCCCATATCCTTCAATGCTGCTATCAAGAAATCCCTTGATAGCTTAAGGGACATGTCCTTGTTATCATGACAATCAATGCATGCAGTTCCAAGTTCCCTAATCTTTTCAGGAATCATGTTAATCGCTTCCTTATAAGATACCTTAAAGTAATTAGGACCCAACTCCTTTTTGAGATTGGGAACGGAAGGACTCTTACAGGAGAGACAAACACCACCAGGTTTTACTCTTGAGGGGTCAATATCAATCTGATCCTTTACCATATATGCGTGACCTCTCGACTCGTTGTATTCGATACC
Protein-coding sequences here:
- a CDS encoding 4Fe-4S dicluster domain-containing protein, which gives rise to MAHSLTRRDFLKVSILTGATLIVGDRPPFLENAAYAAKEEFIGPLPDIDIGGLIRPPGALIEKKFRSKCISCGVCVSVCHVMKYDAIAVAGFNPPVSPLTKGEFKGGLGNFGTPYIKDMRDFPCALCMECPKHCPTGALKKIEKEKVTMGIALIDFSLCFGWNGDVCLSCSKACPMGAKIFDFYNGEWGNQPYINENCVGCGLCVKYCPLGGSAIKVVTKMQYEKVKLTYLNKFKGLLAMSNEERYNIVYGQNLPQIMARGRLVEREYR
- a CDS encoding molybdopterin oxidoreductase family protein, which produces MEISRREFLRLSAISAGLAAAGISNPLLLEAAADIKTFPVGQCRYCAVGCTMLADCEVDAAGKVTKVIAIKGDLKSPVNRGVLCTKGFYLHKAIAYKDRPKGALIRKEWINPKTGKPDLNSSPRVLEGKTTKDPHGLKPSEIDMKDNFVEIPWEDAIEFVADAVEMSVKKYGKHSVAYYGSGQLGTEETHIMNKTLKGGGMLANNAIEGQPRMCMASAVVGYLYTFGKDEPYGSLDDIDVPDPDFGKHADTFFLIGNNTAEAHPIIFNRIAAVKSKNPDKIKIILADPRKTRSGTIADLWLPFATGRDLVLINSLAYVIAHELDGAKGDIEKGTVDAKWKYLDKKFIMRHVSFGIHEDVKKTWVRTTYGGTRDAAWDLTYTNTPRKVYPDPKKKYASEEEIEKDLMKGFVIFLKFLEDYKPEKVSEIIFEGESPLLYDRKTKTWKKISGPEALRLAAKWYAEGYTTSMWCMGVNQKLQGTWTNASLHMLNLITGKAVKPGRHSFSLTGQPNACGGIRAPGALCHALPYGRLVVNPIHRAAVEEIWKKRATVYLKKHGMSDAEIEKEMTKIKIHDKPGPHTVEMFRRLGAGQIKVMFNSTVNSGQSLPYSWPYRLAMAGAKKGESWPLTVTLEAFPNATTMVSDVVLGASSWYEKEFKYGNLERRYQIIKQVIEPYGNTIPDHTIFALIMRRLEEKGIVPKGHVSQFWPEEYDGPYWMKKTIEAGKTKDWNRKFSANIWEEIRDLTRGTYYDFAGMHRDMMLQRNWGYRQPLPESYHTDPDVKRRYDKYESRIQFAYPYDPHIDPKTKAYLTGIKKFNPVYGVWLEKNLNEEKADTEYHKEHNLPEGWYASWYGSNVFIHGMVDDPTEKGKKIPVIDGRAIAWANPWCACKFDGKHFVKYKTVEVIERVFNPGKVNENSALPFDIKAKYTVNVIGDPDRDMNALKNIALSPAEFHNLRHEYTKADGSKLLIIDTTDFKYGACTGRVIEHWHSGSMTTRVKELSRAVPGAYVEINEILAKKLGIKNGDSVIVESPRGRIELPAKVLNVAQATGGPRHDYVFVPWFDEYKLINMIMRDAFDPFSFQADYKMFAVKIYKGKTKGRQAEPGKVVV
- a CDS encoding choice-of-anchor V domain-containing protein — translated: MKRWAILFILGAVFIVFISTDCYGSSSGGAPTAMCYECHQSPVSADIKIEGLPKKYIPEKTYTIVITVTSSVKSEGDNKGGFSVEVSGGELVVMDEKNTQISNSFLTQTAEGVKQRKWKIGWKAPEERKDITMGVSAIAANGDYSPNGDGFARAESTISGR
- a CDS encoding ammonia-forming cytochrome c nitrite reductase subunit c552, which codes for MKKRNYLILAMFVVIASVIVLLYGCPPSKIEPVRPVKIADGEIDPAKWGEAYPINYESWKKTEEPTPAGKSKYKRGWDTDKKIYDKLSEFPFLALLYNGWGFGIEYNESRGHAYMVKDQIDIDPSRVKPGGVCLSCKSPSVPNLKKELGPNYFKVSYKEAINMIPEKIRELGTACIDCHDNKDMSLKLSRDFLIAALKDMGVDPGKLTRQDMRSLVCAQCHVTYIIPRDKDMKPTGLFFPWQGSKWGNIRAENIIKKMRSDPAYGEWKQAVTGFKMAYIRHPEYELYADNSVHWKAGAACADCHMPYTKVGSYKIHDHRVMSPLKNDMKACMQCHTETAEWLKEQVIAIQDRTVSLMMRAGYATATVAKLLEITHKAQAEGKNIDKAIYDKAKDYSEEAFYRTNYIVAENSVGFHNPTEATRILGDAIAFATKAEGLLRQALTKAGVAVPLKVNLELEKYLNNRGEKKLKFDAKVELKDPFGIQDKF